In Pseudomonas glycinae, the DNA window CGTCGGCGGCGGCAGCAGTAAGCGCAAGCAGGCTTCGGCTCCGGGGCACGTCAGCACCACCATGCCGGGCAACATCGTCGATGTACTGGTCAAGGAAGGCGACACCGTCAAGGCCGGCCAGGCTGTGCTGATCACCGAAGCGATGAAGATGGAGACCGAAGTCCAGGCGGCGATTGCCGGCAAGGTCACCGCCATCCACGTTGCCAAGGGCGACCGGGTCAACCCGGGCGAAATCCTGATCGAGATCGAAGGCTGAGATAACAGCATCGATACAACGCTTTAAACCTCGGGGGAGCATGTGCTCCCCTTTTTTTATTCAGGTATCTGAAGTGCGGACTTGCACTGTTCCCAAAACGCGTTCTTCCGGCAGAGGGGAAGTCGTGCTGGCATACTTGCCTATGACTTCGTAGGCTCCCTTTGCCATGACTTTAGGAACGCTAAAGAACATTGTATCTGGCTCGAATCTACAGACCGAAACCGAATTCTCGACCTCTCCATTTTTGAAAAGAACGCGAAAAATCCCCGTCAGCGAGTGCGTATTTTCATTTTTCAGAACCAGAGCTTGCCCAGGTGTTACTTCCCCAGGAAGCGTGGGGTTTGCATCAGTGGCGTCGGAAGGTTTCATCGTCTGAACTCCTTGTGAGTGGAGCGGAATCTGCACCTTCAGCAGCGGATTCCACTCACTCAGGCTAAGTCTGCCCCTGACATCCGGTCTACTGTCAGATCTGACAGGTGCCATCGCCAAGTTGTATCAGAACGTCATTTGCCACCTGCCTGAGATGCCGTGGTTTCGGCTGTCGGTACCGATCTCGCCCGACAAGCCAACGCCGAATGTGTGGCTGGACGAGACTGCCAGATCAAGCCCGGTGTCCAGCGTCAGGCTATTGCGATCCAGCTCTGCGCCGTAAACGGTGTAGCCATGGCCGCCGGTGACCAGACGTTGTCGGGTGCTGGTGTAGGTCTCGCCGTAAAGGTGTTTCCATCCCGCGCTGAATCGTGGCGTGAGGCGCATACCGTTATCCAGTGTGCTGACGTTCGCCATGCGCAGACCGACGGTAGTGTTGAAGTTGCCTTGGGATTGATCATCCACCCTGAGCGCCGCCGCCCCGCCTTTCTCGGTGTAGCCGTCACGCTGATAGCGTTGATAGCCGATACCGACAAAGGGTTCGATGCTGACGTTGGCCCGCCCCAGGTTGTATCCCGACTCGATGAACGCTTGCTGGGTGCTGGCCTGGTAGTTGCCTTTTAGTCGGTCATGGAAGCGGCCGAACGCGACTTCGCGGCGGGTACTGCCTTCATGGTTGCTCCAGGCTGCGCCGAGCCGAAGTGACAGCGGGCCGGTCTGGCGCATGGCGTAGGCGCCGAGGTGCCAACTGTCGAGATCGCCGTCCAGTTCCTCGCTATCAATACGCGTGTCGGAGGTGCCGCCCATCAAGCCCAGTCTCCATTCTTCGTTGAGGCGCCAGTCCGCACCGAGCAGCAGTCCTTTGGTGGAATGCTGCATGGGCTCCACATCGCGATCCAGTTTGCCGCTATGACCGAGGGCTTGCAGCCAGATCCTGCCGCTCTCGGCGTTTCCGGCCGCGTGGCGGGGTGCGCTTGGCTGGTTGTCATGCGGGTCGTCGAGCTGAAGCATGGCCGACAGCAGGCTGGCGCTGACCGGTGTGACGCTGCTCAAGGTGGCCTTGGCGAGGTTGGCGTTGCTGCCGCCGGACAGTTGATTGAGGGCGAGTGCTGCGGTGGTTTCGTCGGCAGCGAGCAGAGCCGCAATGGCTGAGTTGCCTGCTGGTGAAGGGGAATCCGTTGACGGCGGCTGGTCTACCACTTGGGTTTGTTGAGCTGCGGACGTTTCGGCCAGAACCGATTCCGGTAAGGGCGCTGGTTTTTCCAGGCTTTCTTTGAGTGCGCTGCCGCTTTGCGTCGTGGCGACTTTCCCGGATGGAATGTCATCGGGTGCAGGAAGGGGTGCCGCTGGAATCTCAGTGCTGACCGGAAATGTTTCTGGCGTCGGAGCGATACTTTCTGCAAGCAGTGGCTTTGGAGCGAGACTGGGCGGAGCAGGTTTTTCTTTCTTCTTGCGCGCAGGTTTGGGTTTCACTTCGTCCACGACGGGCGCGTCGGGCTCCGACTGCTCTGCCAGAGAAAATTCCACGAAACCGACTGTCAGAGCAACCGCCAGGACAAGATGTTGGAGCTTGTATTTGCATTGAATGGGCATTCAGTTTGGCCTCATGAAGGTTGAGGCCAAACTGTAAAAGTCGATGCCGGTCCATCGATGCCGGGCAATTCCGAGTCGGATGCAGGCGATGACGTCTGCTTTTGTAGCCCGGTCGCTGGCGGGTAATGAACCCGCCATGATTACCCGATCGACCAGACGCCTTTACCTACAACGCCCGCTGAAATCCGGATTGGCGAAATCTCAGAAACTCATCTGCCACTGCCCGATCAACCCGTGATTTCGACTGTTGCTGCCAATCTCGCCGCTGTATCCCAGCCCCAGCGTCTGCCGCGCGGAAATACCAAGATCCAGCCCTGCTTCGAGCACCAGACTGTCACGATCCAGCGAGCTGCCATCGACACTGAACGCCGTGCCGCCGACCACAAACGCCTGACGGGTCGAGCTGCTGACATCGCCGTAGGTGTGCTTCCAGCCGGCGGCCATTCGCGGGGTGAAGCTCATGCCATTGTCCAGCGAGCCGAGGTGCGCCAGGCGCAGGCCGAAGGTGCTGCTGAAGTTGTCCTGAGTCTGGCTGTCGACTTGTAACGCCGCCGCACCGCCCTTTTCCTGATAGCGCTCGCGGTGATAGCGCTGGTAGCCGAGGCTGGCGAACGGTTCGGCGCTCATTCGGCCGCTGCCCATGGCGTAGCCGAGTTCGGCGAAGGCTTGCTGGCTGTCGGCGTCGTAATCGCCTTTGGGGCGATCGCTGAAACCATTGAATGCGATGGTGCGCTTGCTTTCGCCCTGATGACCGCTGTAAGCCGCGCCCAGGCGCAAGGCGATCGGACCGTTTTGATGCAGCGCATAAACGCCGGCGTGCCAGCTCTCGACATTGCCGTCGACGCCGCTGGCATCCAGATCGGTCTTCGAATAGCCACCGAGCACGCCCAGACGCCATTGCGGATTCAGTGCCCAGTCGGCGCCGAGCACACTGCCCTTGGTGCGTTGTTCCAGGCCGCTGCTGCCGTGTTCGCCATCCAGCTTGCCGTAGCCGCCGATGGCCTGCAGCCAGAGCCGGCCACGGGCGTTCGGGTCATTCAGGTTTCGCGCTTCGGACGGTACGCCGTTGGCCGCGAGGATCGGCGTATCACGCTGATCGAGGCCGACCATCAAGCCTGGGCTGCCACCGATTTGCTGCATCGCCGAGAGC includes these proteins:
- a CDS encoding autotransporter outer membrane beta-barrel domain-containing protein — its product is MPIQCKYKLQHLVLAVALTVGFVEFSLAEQSEPDAPVVDEVKPKPARKKKEKPAPPSLAPKPLLAESIAPTPETFPVSTEIPAAPLPAPDDIPSGKVATTQSGSALKESLEKPAPLPESVLAETSAAQQTQVVDQPPSTDSPSPAGNSAIAALLAADETTAALALNQLSGGSNANLAKATLSSVTPVSASLLSAMLQLDDPHDNQPSAPRHAAGNAESGRIWLQALGHSGKLDRDVEPMQHSTKGLLLGADWRLNEEWRLGLMGGTSDTRIDSEELDGDLDSWHLGAYAMRQTGPLSLRLGAAWSNHEGSTRREVAFGRFHDRLKGNYQASTQQAFIESGYNLGRANVSIEPFVGIGYQRYQRDGYTEKGGAAALRVDDQSQGNFNTTVGLRMANVSTLDNGMRLTPRFSAGWKHLYGETYTSTRQRLVTGGHGYTVYGAELDRNSLTLDTGLDLAVSSSHTFGVGLSGEIGTDSRNHGISGRWQMTF